A portion of the Glycine max cultivar Williams 82 chromosome 10, Glycine_max_v4.0, whole genome shotgun sequence genome contains these proteins:
- the LOC100305973 gene encoding uncharacterized protein LOC100305973 produces the protein MGWLSRFITAVAFLAIGVIFSPETLGSKSTTLSTYLKLAHLLCFSTAFGAALWVTFIGGIIMFKNLPRHQFGNLQSKMFPAYFSMVGVCCAVSVASFGYLHPWKTSSTTERYQLGFLLSSFAFNLTNLFVFTPMTIEMMKQRHKVERENNIGEEVGWSKNVEVAKSNPKLAAMNKKFGMIHGLSSLANIMSFGSLAIHSWYLAGKIDL, from the exons ATGGGTTGGCTTAGTCGGTTCATAACTGCCGTGGCTTTCTTAGCCATCGGAGTGATATTCTCACCGGAGACACTGGGGTCAAAATCAACCACACTTTCCACCTACCTCAAACTCGCTCACCTCCTCTGCTTCTCCACCGCCTTCGGCGCCGCTCTGTGGGTAACATTCATCGGCGGCATCATCATGTTTAA AAATCTGCCGCGGCATCAGTTTGGGAACCTGCAAAGCAAGATGTTTCCGGCGTATTTCTCGATGGTGGGTGTCTGCTGCGCCGTATCGGTGGCTTCCTTtggctaccttcacccgtggaAAACTTCCTCCACCACTGAGAGATACCAACTTGGGTTTTTGCTCTCTTCCTTTGCGTTCAATCTTACCAACTTGTTTGTCTTTACACCCATGACCATTGAG ATGATGAAGCAGAGGCATAAAgtggagagagaaaataatataGGGGAAGAAGTTGGGTGGTCAAAAAATGTAGAAGTTGCAAAGTCAAACCCAAAGCTTGCAGCCATGAATAAGAAGTTTGGTATGATTCATGGATTATCTTCCCTTGCCAATATAATGTCGTTTGGCAGTCTAGCAATACACTCTTGGTACTTGGCAGGTAAAATTGATCTCTGA